In Leishmania donovani BPK282A1 complete genome, chromosome 28, one DNA window encodes the following:
- a CDS encoding protein kinase, putative yields the protein MTTRKVIGDVVQYRLDTPIASGAFSTVWRCSELSSGRTYAVKIVEKKAALRNKMTGALIREVNALEIAGSSPYVTGLVDKMVSKHNYYLVMELAEGGTLLDLIRERRQELRQLQVSSSTGCSVMDSLQLSATPFMPYDRVRYYFKQLLLALSALHDRNVVHRDVKPENILLNKHRTRLLLSDFGFACHSMLGAQLHRACGTLKYCAPELLREHPSYDGRKVDVWAAGITLYMMLFGGYPYRCSRGDPDALLEVIETTTYRIPRPIPALIEDILQHMLCIDAAQRWSVKQLLQHPWISEWELHSPSASPATSASAFSGEELASPAASVLETEGAITEMPSEDCPPVDSLPSDGDEVDDGFYQSINHGHLSSSASSGLNSSTISTQQPRQRSSLADSRRSHKEAFPLAVSPASPLHCRDPDVVQGGESETPGASKAFVVQPPTRSSSASAKEEILKYGIEFTSLTSIESFIASDGEGEMDDSEDESLFWEEMREGAATRGHCGNTSMSSSLYTGASHVGDVQQSGLRGRYSYGLWLTARMAAHLVAFIAVCVVALALRVLLKREISDLPLPKGIRDYISFLYTPPRRPHAHRSGAAPTLCHSRGGPPTASALVLRQKGSYDDSSASCPPTASPIPGSGLRHYVRTADKLMRDSLMGNVVLSHNAPLVDFAYGKMPEPCPRKHSKDRSLSSTPAAPSLATVAPTQSSTRRQSLERSEASTAEAYAENVELSALPLPLNSEKRRENTNRLVSPGGGDEEGCNEQRDRQGSDSSLRKERRSTRSSPPPLMSVGDPISATTAAITSLRTLTSSKTPVRSEVRVDSQTGATDDTGSCDSALDKSAYSPHQNIMFSPLDPMPMALGDHQHEMEDFPVVAKTGHA from the coding sequence ATGACCACAAGGAAAGTGATCGGCGATGTGGTGCAATACCGCCTGGATACTCCGATTGCGAGTGGTGCCTTCAGCACtgtgtggcggtgctcgGAGCTCTCATCGGGGCGGACCTACGCCGTGAAGATTGTGGAAAAGAAGGCGGCCCTTCGGAACAAGATGACTGGGGCCCTTATTCGCGAGGTCAACGCACTCGAGATTGCTGGCAGCTCTCCTTACGTGACTGGGCTCGTGGACAAGATGGTATCCAAGCACAATTACTACCTTGTCATGGAACTCGCCGAGGGTGGAACGCTGCTGGATCTGATTCGCGAGCGACGCCAGGAGTtgaggcagctgcaggtgtCGTCGTCCACTGGCTGCTCTGTGATGGACTCGCTGCAGTTGTCGGCCACCCCGTTCATGCCGTACGATCGAGTGCGGTACTACTTTAAGCAGCTCCTGCTGGCGCTGTCCGCGCTGCATGACCGCAACGTTGTCCACCGCGACGTCAAGCCGGAGAACATTCTGCTAAACAAGCATCGGACACGATTGTTGCTCTCTGACTTTGGGTTTGCGTGCCATTCCATGCTTGGCGctcagctgcaccgcgcaTGCGGTACGCTGAAGTACTGTGCCCCTGAGCTCCTTCGTGAGCACCCTTCCTACGATGGTCGAAAGGTCGACGTCTGGGCCGCTGGCATCACGCTTTACATGATGCTCTTCGGCGGGTATCCGTACCGCTGCTCGCGCGGCGACCCCGACGCGTTGCTCGAGGTGATCGAGACGACCACATATCGCATCCCACGCCCCATCCCGGCTTTGATCGAGGACATTTTGCAGCACATGTTGTGCATAGACGCGGCCCAGCGCTGGTCTGTGAAACAGCTTCTGCAGCACCCGTGGATATCCGAATGGGAGCTACACTCACCATCGGCGAGCCCGGCTACCTCGGCGAGTGCCTTCTCTGGAGAGGAGCTGGCGTCGCCCGCGGCCAGCGTGCTTGAGACCGAGGGGGCGATCACGGAGATGCCCTCCGAAGACTGCCCACCCGTTGACTCCTTGCCGTCCGACGGGGACGAAGTCGACGACGGCTTCTACCAGAGCATTAATCATGGTCACCTTAGCAGCAGCGCTAGCAGCGGcctcaacagcagcaccattTCAACACAGCAGCCTCGGCAGCGGTCCTCGCTTGCTGACTCACGGCGCTCGCACAAGGAGGCCTTCCCCCTCGCCGTCTCTCCCGCCTCGCCGCTTCATTGCAGAGACCCCGACGTTGTGCAAGGCGGCGAATCGGAGACGCCGGGCGCATCAAAAGCATTTGTCGTACAGCCGCCCACCCGGAGCTCGAGCGCGTCCGCCAAGGAGGAAATTCTTAAGTACGGCATTGAGTTCACCTCCTTGACCTCTATCGAGAGCTTCATCGCGAGCGACGGTGAGGGCGAGATGGACGACTCTGAAGACGAATCCCTCTTCTGGGAGGAGATGCGTGAGGGTGCCGCGACTAGAGGCCATTGCGGGAACACCtccatgagcagcagcctcTACACAGGAGCTTCGCACGTGGGCGACGTGCAACAAAGTGGACTGCGGGGCCGGTACTCATACGGGCTGTGGCTGACCGCCCGCATGGCCGCCCACCTCGTCGCCTTCATCGCGGTTTGTGTTGTGGCCTTGGCGCTGCGTGTGCTTTTGAAGCGCGAAATCAGCGATCTCCCCTTGCCCAAAGGCATACGTGACTACATCTCCTTTCTCTACACCCCCCCGCGCCGGCCCCatgcgcaccgcagcggcgcggcaccgACACTTTGCCATTCGCGTGGCGGGCCCCCTACCGCCTCGGCGCTCGTGCTTCGCCAGAAAGGGAGCTACGATGACAGCAGCGCTAGCTGTCCCCCAACGGCGTCGCCTATTCCAGGATCTGGCCTGCGGCACTACGTGCGCACCGCAGATAAGCTCATGCGGGACTCGCTCATGGGCAATGTTGTGCTGTCGCACAACGCCCCTCTGGTGGATTTTGCCTACGGCAAGATGCCCGAACCGTGCCCTCGGAAACACTCGAAGGACCGCTCGCTTTCGTcgacgcctgcagcgccgagtCTCGCCACAGTAGCGCCGACGCAGTCATCCACGAGACGGCAATCTTTGGAGAGGAGTGAGGCGAGCACCGCCGAGGCATACGCGGAAAACGTGGAGCTGTCCGCCCTGCCTCTGCCGTTGAACTcagagaagaggcgggaAAATACAAATCGCTTGGTGTCACcaggcggcggagacgaggagggctGTAACGAGCAGCGCGACCGGCAGGGAAGCGACTCGTCGCTGCGCAAGGAACGGAGGAGCACGCGGTCATCACCTCCGCCGCTCATGTCAGTCGGAGACCCTATCTCGGCGACGACTGCAGCGATAACCAGCCTGCGCACCCTGACCAGCTCCAAGACGCCGGTGAGGAGCGAAGTTCGCGTGGACTCCCAGACGGGAGCCACTGACGATACCGGCAGCTGTGACAGCGCGCTAGACAAGTCGGCCTACTCGCCTCATCAAAACATTATGTTCTCTCCTCTTGATCCCATGCCGATGGCGCTGGGCGACCATCAGCACGAAATGGAGGACTTCCCTGTTGTGGCTAAGACGGGCCATGCGTGA